gcaaaactggAAAGCTGCCTAACTGATTTCTTTTAAGAGCAGGAGTATGTAAGTGTGAAAACCCTGCAAGCGAAGTCTGTCACCGCTCTGAAAATACTTGCAACTCTGTTAAAATATGTATCATCTTGTAACTGTGCCCTGCTTAATTTCAACCTTCTCCGGCCTTTTCCAGGCACAGTAACCTTCATGGCCAAGCTAACACAACATCTGCTACTCGGTGCAGAACACATCCTTAGTGATTCCAGTATTATTTTTACTCTGACAGTGGATGGAATTGTATCCCAACAGGCAGCATGTGCATACCCAGTCATTGTGCTGCGTGGGCTTTGCAAGAAGCTTACTTCATACTAACAGCAAAGCTGTCTGCAtgcatggcaggagggaaggtGTACAAACAGAGAACGTGAACACATTTCACCATACCTCACCAAGGTAGATAACTATCTGGAAGAAAGTATCCATCAGTAGGATTCTGTCAGGAAGAATACTGCTGCTGTCCAAAAGCACTGGCTGGGGAAAATAAAGAACAAAGTCAGGCACCCCTAAGCTCTCAGATCTCAGGATGCCAGAGAGCAATTTCTACACCCATCCAAATATAATTTCCTATGATCTTGAACAAAAGTATCTTgtcctttaataatttttttaaaaatctatagGGGCCTTTTAGCTGCAATAGTGTTACTCTGACTGAATACTCATTATCTTGGGTCGATTCACCTTTTCCTGGGAAACACAGACTCACCTCAGGAGGTCCATGGAAAGAATAAGCATAAAGGATGGGCTGGATCATAATGAGGGACTGGGTCAGATCCTGCCTGGCAAAGTGGTGCCGGTAATAGGAAGATTCATCTGGACTGTTATTGAAGACCTGCAGGAATGGGGAGCGGCGCAGGTGGAAGATGAACTGCACCAGAAAGAGGAGTGAGACAACAAATGTCAGCCAAAGTTGCCAAAACTTCTGGACCCAAGTCCAATATTTTTGAACAGTAAATTCTTTGGAAAAAAGTCTACCCCTTAATAACTCTTCAGACTTCTTCCCTTATCAGTCTCTTGCAGCACTGAACTACAGGACCAGTCcatgaaattaaaaaagcaCCCGTTCCTCCCTTGCTGAATCTGATAAATAGTACAAGATGTTTTATCATCATTCCCACTCATCCCTGCACACTTTTCCCCCAGCTGTGAGAAGTGACATTCTTACCTGAGGATACAAAGAAAATGATTCTGACAGCCTAAAGGAGTTGGGATCATCTTTGTTGTATTGTCCAAATTTCTGACACTGTTGGAAGCAAAATGGATACTTTGGttacttctctcttttttctattttttctttttttagaattAACACCTTTCTTTCTAGAAGGGTGttcttttgttaatttttaaacaatCAAGGCATGAACCTGACAAGAACAAGTACTACAACATTTACAGGCTGTTTTTCTTTAAGTGAGTGGTTTCTTTGTCTTACTGGAATGAGAATGAAGATGCAATCTAttttgatatatatatattaataaaaTCTAGATTTGAAATTATCCAAGAATGAAAGAAATAGTGCTTCTACAGCAttacccatttttttttccattaattcaGGGCTACTACATTACACCTAAACTGCTTTGTACACTATGAAGCACTTCTGCAGCAACTACTTCttgcagaacagcagcagaCCAGCATTTgaccaactgaaaaaaaagcatcagTTGCACTGAGAAAAAGTATCAATGGTTTTAGGAATCAAACTCTAAATGATCCCACAGTCATTTCAGCACACAGCATGTTCCTGTTTGTGCTCAAATCTCTATTTGACTGGCCCTGGTTTTTTAGGGTCTGATGTGCCATATTGTGTCAGTACCAATCCCCCATGGGAGTTTAGACAAGGCTAACAGTGACTTAGACAATTTGGGCTTGTGACATTGAAAGCAAGAGACAGTAGTAGGTTGCAGAATTAATTCAGATTACTACCCTGAAATTGGCCCACATCTgaatgctgtgtccagttttgggctcTCCAGTGCAAGACAGCATGGATATATTAGATTGGGTGTAGCAGAGACCACCAAAGTCAGTTACGGGTTGGAGCATCTTATGAAGAAAGTGAGGCTGAAGAAGCTGGATTTGTTCAGCCTGGTGAAGAGTGGGATCAGGGAGTCAACTCACTGTCTACCTGACTGCTAACTGGGGAAATGGAAATTCTGATCGAGGGATGGAGGCAGATcagacattggaacaggctatcaagaaaagcaagagaaatcCCATCTTTGGAGTTCTTCAAAACTCAACTGGACAAGAGCTGGAGCAACCTGCCCTAACTTCAAAGCTGGCCCTATTTTAAGCAGGAGGGTTGAACTTCCCAGCTGCACTATTCTGTGTTTCATTATGCCTTATTCAATCTCAGGTTTAACCTTTTGAGCATGATGGGATGTTCACATATTCCATCCAAATTTGCTGATCACACTGGGTTCTGAGTTATCCCATACTACAGCTATGTGACCATGACCAGAGCACAAACAAAGCAAGTCAATCTGTAAAAAGATTGCTGTTGTCACTTCCATTTTTACTGCAATTGAGACTGCCCCCAAGCTCAGTGTGTTGGTCTTACCAGCCTGATGAGCTGCCTGTCCAGCCAACGCAGAACATCCGGTCCCTCCTCAGACTCAGCCCTGTACACTCCCAGCCGTGCCatgagcacagcagcagcctcctggTCAAACGCAGCCTCGATGTGCTGGAGCTGAGTCTGTGCATCTGCCCAGCTGCAGGGTTAGCAAAGGGTTAGTGCCACGTGCATCCATGTGTGCCAATGCATGCAGCAAacagccaggaattccagcacagactggagctggagctgctgccactcTGCCAGAGCACTGGCATGGGGTACTCACTTTCTGGCTATGGTGGTGACACGAATGCGCCTCTGTGTGCTGGAGTGTTGATACTGAGTGACAAACTGCactgcccctctgcctccctgaGGGATGGGTGCGTTGTGCTGCAAATGAAACAAGGTCAGCCCTCAAAACATGATGGTTTTTCCATAACTCTTCCCAACTGTAACAAGCCCCCACAGCACACAAAAGAAAGAGACAAGCGCAAACAATTCCTGATATTATTTCATCATCCTTTGCAACCATCCACCTGCAACACAGGAGATGCCATTGCATTTTCTGGACCTGTAACAAGTAGTTTGGTGTGTAAaaaatatgattaaaaaaaaaaagagaagccagGACTGACCTGATTTACCACTTCAAAGTAAATGGCTAGAGTTGTACTGGGATCCAGACTACAGATTTTCCATTGAGATGTCCCTCCAATTCCAAGTTCCTGCACAGAAtcaaaaagaaagcagcaattTTCCTCTAGCAGAAGGAAAGGCAAGCTTATGCTAAATCCTGATTAGTGGTACAAGTAATGGGAGGCCTTCTAGATTCCTTATCTTCTGGGTGTGAATGAAGTTACTTGAAGGTCATACAGTTGAAAGAAAGCCTTAGGAAACAAGAATTTAGTCTAGGAAAGGCTGTTATTTCCTAGGGATGTTTTCTTGAAAACTCTGACATTCTAGCTGAGCTATAGGTCTAGACAGAAACTTTGCATTGTTTATTTACTTCTTTATTAAAGATTTTTCCATGTCTGAAACTTACATTTTCAGAGACACATGGCCCCTTGGCATTCAGGGATATACACGGTCCAATGGCTCCTGCAATTTTCAGCTCCCTGGAGGTCTTGaacaaggttaaaaaaaaaaaagttgctggtttttttaatgaagtcaGTCATATAGAATACACACAGTCTAAATCAGTTGCTCAACTTTAATGAGATGGTATTTTCCCAGACCCTCGCCTGCTACAATTAGTGAAGGTAAGAGAATCTTCAGAGCCACATTTTAACAATGAAGATGTATTTATACGGATGAGACAATAGGAAACATTCCTTGTTGAGTGAGGAGAGGCTGttttaaagtaaaacaaaaacaaaacaaacaaaccaaaacaacccaaacaacagcaaaaaaaacacccaacaaaacaaacccacaaacttACTAAGCTTCCAAATAAAAATCTCTTCAGTACAGTGCTTCTCCCAGAGAAGCACTATATCTGACCTCAAACATACAGACCTTCctacaccccaaacaccccagaggctgaaactgatttttaaattaacataATTTGTATTTCCCCATTCCTTCCATCCAACCAAACTAATCTCTCACCTTCACATCCAAATTTGCACCAAAAGCCATCCGAAATTCACCATTGTAGCCTTTGCTAAATACCCGCTGGAAGGTCTGCTTGAAGAGAGAAGTGTTGAAGGAGTCTCCCATCACCAtgtgtcctctgggaaagaaaaaacaagggaaCTAAAGCAACTGGGAACTAGAAGTACAAAGGATACATCCCCTCTGACACATGCAAACACATGCAGTTAACTGCTTTACAGCATGCCTGTGCATAGGCAGGATTCACACCAGGGAGCGCAGATTCACGGGTGCCTCCTACAAAGCCACACAGGTTAGTGCTCCATCTTTGTCAGTTTGCTTTCTCAAGTCTATTTCTTGCCATTGCTTTAGCTGCCTTCAAAACATTCGTGTTTCAACCCTGGGAAGTTCTTTGCTCAGCCTGCtttccctgagcagggctggaacCACCCACACTACACCAGGGGTGGCTGCACCACTGCAGCATGAGAAAGGTgcatggggctgtgctggaccTCCCCCAAAGTGCCCTGGCAAACCCAGGCCTGACCAGATGCAGCTCAGTAACACAACCACAGGGTCaaacagtctctctcctccctgcTAGCACTGAGGGATTATTTACAAACACCTTGCACTTGCAGTAAGACATGCCAAGTCCCCAAAAGGCCTGGTTTAGCACACAGCCTTCCTCACAGAGACTATTTACCCCTTAGAGATGTCATTTAAAACTGGACCCAGGGAAGTCAAGAATCCCTGGAAAAAGCATAAGCGAGCCATTAAGCAGAGAAAATCTGGCCCACACAAGGAAAGCTTCTACCCACCATCGAGTTTTCTAACAGCAGTGCTAATTCACATGCTGCTTTGAGACTCCAGAAATGTGGACTGGGATCAGGTGAGGCTTGCCATGTAATTCCTGGCAAATTCAAACCACAGTTTAGAACAGAATGATAAAAACCCTCCTGCCCTGACAGCACACTTAACTGCTTTCTGAACCGTTCTCCCcctctaaaaaaaacccaaaaagcagaTGGCAGCTGTGTGCTGTGAACATACCCAGTGAGGTTTGCACAGCACTTCATCTCCAGCAGCCCTGTCTGGTCCAGGGCACAGGCGTAGATGTCGATGCAGTGCCCGTTGGCCGCAGAGCGGTTGGCCAGAGTCTCGTAGTGCTGGGAACACACAGATGAGGCTCAGGAGGCTGCAAGGTGCAGGATTTCTGCTGCTCCCCATCTCAGGCCATCACAAGGTACACATGGGGCAATCACCAGTGCTGTGCTAACTAAACAGATGTTGGCTGCAGCACACTTCTCCCTTCTAGGATGAGGGATGCACTTGGATGAGCCTGAGTTTATTGTCTCAAATATAGACAGTGCATAAATCACATTGATTCATCTAGTCTGTGATGACTTAGTGGGAACCCAAAGATTTCCAGGTGATAGTTAAGAGAACAGGTGTCATCCTGCTTTCTCTAAGCTGACAGGCACATTTCATATCTGacatttttaccattttaatGGTTGTTTTATATGTAAAGAAGACAAAGGAGGCTTTCTGGAAATGACCAATTCTTGGGAGACAGGCTTTTTCCTCCCTAGAAGGAGATACAATGATGTGGATGAACAAACTCTCCAGCCACCATCAGCTAAGAAACAACACTGAAATACTTTCTTCTCTGAGAAGGTGCAAGACCAtgatggagaacaaggaggaagTCTTTTTTACCCTTTCCCTTGACCATCCTCATAATTTAACATAGACAAAGACTCAGCATTTCAAGGACAACCATGAAACACATGTAGTGTTCTGAGACAATATTCAGttttagcttttaaaaacaCCCAGCATGCACCAGCACCTACTTTGGTGGCCTTCTTCATGAACCTTGCATTATCCTTCTCTATGTCATGCCAGGAACGGATGGGTGTTTTCAGTTCATCTCCCACCACCATGCCCGGCCCTTGTGTTGGTGGCCCACCTGTGAATAGCATTATTCTGGCCCCTGTGTTTGGAAATGTGccctaaaataaaaacaaacacctATATcagagagggggaggaggaaaaaaaaagggaaactgaTTAAATGGCAACAGTGCTTTCTTTGGAGAAGGGTCTGCACATGCTTCTGCAATGTCAGTGGGGACCTGTCCCTACTAGAGGCCACCTCGATAATAAAGTGATGCATTTCCTGACAGTCACAGCACTCTGTGAGTTTAAACTCAAACCATGTCAAGCTTCATGTCTTCAAAACAGGAAGCAGgcagtttctgttttctttacttGTATCGTAAGATGGCACTCAGATAAATCCAGTGCATAGTATCACCTCTTGTGTGGCAACACACACAAGAATCAGAGACCTTTAAACACCTGCAAATTTTACCATTTAGATGGAACCTTCCAGCCCACTCTACATCAGCTGGTGCTAGCACAGCTCAAGTGTCAGTAGAGACAAACTGCACCTCTGCACCCCACTGTAAGCCAGCTGCACTAACACCAGCACTCATCTCAGCAAGCACTGTCACGTGCTTACCTTGACCTGCTCGTCTCAAACAACAGCATTAAAAGTACCTCCAATAAGCCAACTGCAATTGAAAGAGCCACTCCTGTAGAACGTAAAGGTCTCTTTCCCTGGGTCACTGGCCATGGGTCCCTTTGCAGCTCTCCAAGCAGATCTGTTAAATTCATGTCAATCTTATGCACAGGCTGGAGGAACCTGCAAAAATTCAAATACAATGTTTTCCTGCTTCTAagttcagagaaggaaaaaagtgccTCTTTGTTCCTGGCACACATAAATTGCTCTGAGACAGTAATCAGAAGTAGAGAGATGCAGCAGGTTGCCTTCTTGCATCCAAACTTTCCAAGATAACAAGCctgtgcaaaataaaaaatttgatCAAAGCAAGATATCAGGAACTGACAAGAAGGCAAAGTCACATAAAGAACAGGAAAGAAGTTCAAAGGTGAGTTAATTGGCTGAAAGGCATGAGAGCTGCCACTGAAAAAGAGGAGCTGAGAAAGAGGAAACTGTTCAACAGTGGTAAGGAACTATGACAAGACAATACCATTTAaatcttctttctcctcttggGAAACCCAGGGTTAGAAGAGTGACCTACAGGCATAAAGGGGCATAAAACATCTGCCCTGCTGTGTGCTGTGCTGGTGAAGCTTACCTGCTGGAAATAACAGGTTGCTCTGGGGTCTGAAGAGGTCTTCCCTGTTGCATGGGGACAGCTGGCCTTGAAAG
This Aphelocoma coerulescens isolate FSJ_1873_10779 chromosome 3, UR_Acoe_1.0, whole genome shotgun sequence DNA region includes the following protein-coding sequences:
- the SEC23B gene encoding protein transport protein Sec23B, which produces MATYLEFIQQNEERDGVRFSWNVWPSSRLEATRMVVPLACLLTPLKERLDLPPVQYEPVLCSRPTCKAVLNPLCQVDYRAKLWACNFCFQRNQFPPAYAGISEVNQPAELMPQFSTIEYIVQRGPQTPLIFLYVVDTCLEEEDLQALKESLQMSLSLLPPDALVGLITFGRMVQVHELSCEGISKSYVFRGTKDLTAKQIQDMLGLSRPAVPMQQGRPLQTPEQPVISSRFLQPVHKIDMNLTDLLGELQRDPWPVTQGKRPLRSTGVALSIAVGLLEGTFPNTGARIMLFTGGPPTQGPGMVVGDELKTPIRSWHDIEKDNARFMKKATKHYETLANRSAANGHCIDIYACALDQTGLLEMKCCANLTGGHMVMGDSFNTSLFKQTFQRVFSKGYNGEFRMAFGANLDVKTSRELKIAGAIGPCISLNAKGPCVSENELGIGGTSQWKICSLDPSTTLAIYFEVVNQHNAPIPQGGRGAVQFVTQYQHSSTQRRIRVTTIARNWADAQTQLQHIEAAFDQEAAAVLMARLGVYRAESEEGPDVLRWLDRQLIRLCQKFGQYNKDDPNSFRLSESFSLYPQFIFHLRRSPFLQVFNNSPDESSYYRHHFARQDLTQSLIMIQPILYAYSFHGPPEPVLLDSSSILPDRILLMDTFFQIVIYLGETIAQWQKAGYQDMPEYENFKHLLQAPLDDAQEILQTRFPMPRYIHTEHGGSQARFLLSKVNPSQTHNNLYAWGQESGAPILTDDVSLQVFMDHLKKLAVSSAS